The proteins below come from a single Aegilops tauschii subsp. strangulata cultivar AL8/78 chromosome 6, Aet v6.0, whole genome shotgun sequence genomic window:
- the LOC120966082 gene encoding uncharacterized protein: MGGGAADQGKTSEDPRVDPGILDQRRHSSPRLLPSRHGFQEMASLPIPDELVAEIFLRLPTPADVIRASGACVSFRRLVAGRPFLRRFRKLHDPPLLGFLALTGAFFPVLPPSPSASAASAVALAADFSFSFLPVPARDWKVRDARGGRVLLSRSPLDNSLAVCDPLHRRYLLLPLIPEVEGWAPHSFENPQRRSSFLDAEEAAGETSFTVISIAHWGDNDKQGAFVFSSSTGQWRSTPWIAGFASFSGYRHAYGCFYGVTACREKLLVLDTQRMEFSLADLPPQVRGSSEQIAGISIVEAGEGVTGMFVLPHYTSHISYLIRRNNGGTSSQWQLERTIPLVSSWYSFMGSTERHLLLVSQGDTFMLDIKTFQLEKVVRHGISSPCVYRNFPPSLLSSPTISSAKLSVVSKLSPNLSDASKYIAVIRYSCLHYLVLRPRMMRCWKNAVLRAQAHSLQG, encoded by the exons atgggcggcggcgcggcggaccAGGGCAAGACCAGCGAGGACCCTCGCGTAGATCCGGGCATCCTCGACCAACGTCGCCATTCGTCTCCCCGTCTGCTGCCGTCGCGACATGGCTTCCAAGAAATGGCCTCGCTGCCGATCCCCGACGAGCTCGTGGCGGAGATCTTCCTCCGGCTGCCCACGCCAGCCGACGTCATCCGCGCCTCTGGCGCCTGCGTATCCTTCCGTCGCCTCGTCGCCGGCCGCCCCTTCCTCCGGCGCTTCCGCAAGCTCCACGACCCTCCCCTCCTCGGCTTCCTCGCTCTAACCGGAGCATTCTTCCCCGTACTCCCGCCTTCTCCTTCCGCGTCGGCAGCCAGcgccgtcgccctcgccgccgacttctccttctccttcctacCCGTCCCCGCTCGGGACTGGAAGGTCCGGGACGCCCGCGGCGGCCGCGTCCTCCTCAGCAGATCTCCCTTGGATAATTCTCTGGCGGTGTGCGACCCCTTGCACCGGCGGTACCTCCTGCTTCCCCTGATCCCTGAAGTTGAGGGGTGGGCTCCTCATTCATTTGAAAACCCACAGCGGCGGTCCTCCTTTCTCGATGCGGAGGAGGCCGCAGGAGAGACATCATTCACAGTGATCTCCATCGCACATTGGGGAGATAACGATAAGCAGGGCGCTTTCGTCTTCTCTTCCAGCACCGGACAATGGCGAAGTACTCCATGGATTGCAGGCTTTGCTTCATTCTCCGGGTACCGGCACGCATATGGCTGCTTCTACGGGGTGACAGCGTGCAGGGAGAAGTTGCTGGTGCTTGACACCCAGAGAATGGAGTTCTCACTTGCTGACCTCCCACCCCAAGTGAGAGGTTCTTCAGAACAGATTGCGGGTATATCCATTGTGGAGGCAGGGGAAGGCGTCACTGGGATGTTTGTGCTTCCACATTACACATCTCACATCAGTTATCTAATTAGGCGAAACAATGGTGGGACTTCCAGCCAGTGGCAGTTGGAGAGGACAATTCCACTGGTCTCTTCTTGGTACAGTTTCATGGGTTCAACAGAGAGGCACTTGCTTCTTGTATCACAGGGAGACACTTTCATGTTGGATATCAAAACATTCCAACTTGAGAAGGTGGTCAGACATGGCATCAGTTCGCCATGTGTATATAGAAACTTCCCACCATCGTTGTTGTCGTCACCGACAATATCAAGTGCTAAACTTTCTGTTGTGTCCAAGTTGTCACCCAACTTGTCTGATGCTTCAAAGTACATTGCTGTGATTCGTTATTCTTGTTTACACTATTTG GTGTTGAGACCAAGGATGATGAGATGCTGGAAAAACGCCGTGCTTCGAGCTCAAGCCCATAGCCTCCAGGGTTAG